A stretch of Vibrio aphrogenes DNA encodes these proteins:
- the mrcB gene encoding penicillin-binding protein 1B, protein MNTPKKPATTRRKATANSGRKAGPARGRKTPTKKKATSNKSWLKTLWGIGWKLGLVFAALMIAAGFYLNGVVTERFAGQLFELPTVVYARIMNLEPGSNQSITQVRQELDVLNYRKVANPIREGEYSASATKIELYRRPFTFENGPEPARHVMLYFNDSGLQRIQSLDSKADLGFLRIEPKMLGMLEAQKQETRLFLKLDQFPPEMVEALLATEDRHFYEHGGVSPVAIARAFVANLKAGRAVQGGSTLTQQLAKNLFLTSEKTLWRKFKEAYIAIILDYRFSKERILEAYLNEVYLGQNGGEAIHGFALAARYYFGQPIQELRIDQLAMLVGMVKGPSYYNPIRHPQRAKERRDLVLELMMQQNILNASHFDEAANRPLDLQKNPHLGKRQPAYFEQLQRELKEKVGDKFKADTGLRLFTTLDPVSQAYLEQAVKKTIPRLEQRSGKGLETAVVAVDRQTGEIRAMIGGRHSGFDGFNRALNASRQIGSLVKPAIYLTALENPEKYNLGTTIEDKPITLTNQQGKTWSPQNYNRQFRGEVPLYQAMAKSINVPTVNLGMQLGIPAVMETLNKLGVDKQEVRPVPSMFLGSFSLTPYQVSQMFQTITNSGKRAPLTALRTVMDVDGHVLYESIPRASQQVPQQAAWLTTYIMKKVVTEGTSRSLQGKYGWATLAAKTGTSNKSRDSWFVGVDGREVVTIWTGRDDNKPTKLTGASGSLQTYASYLAQRAPERLTLPWPTQIVTTHFEATPTGGYQAACGGQIELPQWDSKGELKDQCKNNPKQWFKSLFDF, encoded by the coding sequence TTGAACACACCGAAAAAACCGGCGACAACGCGTCGTAAAGCGACCGCTAACTCTGGACGTAAAGCAGGCCCGGCAAGAGGCCGTAAAACGCCTACGAAAAAAAAGGCAACCTCGAATAAATCGTGGTTAAAAACCTTATGGGGGATCGGTTGGAAATTAGGTTTAGTTTTTGCAGCATTGATGATCGCTGCTGGCTTTTATTTAAATGGTGTGGTCACGGAGCGTTTTGCTGGGCAATTATTCGAACTGCCAACGGTAGTCTATGCTCGCATCATGAATTTGGAACCGGGCAGTAATCAAAGCATCACACAAGTTCGACAAGAGCTTGATGTGCTCAATTATCGCAAAGTGGCGAATCCGATTCGTGAAGGCGAATATTCGGCATCCGCGACGAAAATTGAGCTCTATCGTCGCCCGTTCACCTTTGAAAATGGGCCAGAACCTGCCCGTCATGTGATGTTGTATTTCAATGATTCTGGATTACAACGCATCCAATCTTTGGATTCGAAGGCCGATTTGGGGTTCTTACGTATTGAGCCGAAAATGCTAGGGATGTTGGAAGCGCAAAAACAAGAAACGCGTTTATTTTTGAAATTGGATCAATTCCCTCCTGAAATGGTAGAAGCACTTTTAGCCACGGAAGATCGTCATTTTTATGAGCATGGTGGGGTATCTCCCGTGGCGATTGCTCGTGCCTTTGTAGCCAATTTAAAAGCAGGCCGCGCTGTTCAAGGGGGCAGTACCTTAACTCAGCAATTAGCGAAAAACTTATTTTTAACCAGTGAGAAAACCTTATGGCGTAAGTTTAAAGAAGCTTATATCGCCATCATTTTGGATTATCGTTTTAGTAAAGAACGTATCTTAGAGGCTTATTTAAATGAAGTGTATCTTGGGCAAAATGGTGGAGAAGCGATACATGGTTTCGCCTTGGCTGCGAGGTATTATTTTGGTCAGCCGATCCAAGAGTTGCGCATTGATCAGTTAGCGATGTTAGTCGGAATGGTGAAAGGGCCATCTTATTACAATCCAATTCGTCATCCACAGCGTGCGAAAGAGCGTCGTGATCTCGTGCTTGAGTTGATGATGCAGCAAAATATCTTAAACGCCTCTCATTTTGATGAGGCAGCCAATCGTCCACTTGATTTGCAGAAAAACCCCCATTTAGGTAAACGTCAACCGGCTTATTTTGAGCAATTGCAGCGCGAGCTAAAAGAAAAGGTAGGCGATAAATTTAAAGCCGATACGGGGTTACGCTTATTTACGACCCTTGATCCTGTGTCTCAAGCGTACCTTGAACAAGCCGTGAAAAAGACCATTCCAAGATTAGAGCAACGTTCCGGTAAAGGATTAGAAACCGCCGTGGTAGCGGTAGATCGTCAGACCGGAGAAATTCGTGCCATGATTGGCGGTCGTCATAGTGGTTTTGATGGTTTTAATCGTGCGTTGAATGCCAGTCGGCAAATTGGTTCTTTGGTCAAACCGGCTATTTATTTAACCGCCTTGGAAAATCCAGAAAAATACAATTTGGGAACCACCATTGAGGATAAACCGATCACCTTGACCAACCAGCAAGGAAAAACGTGGTCACCACAAAACTATAATCGTCAGTTCCGTGGTGAAGTTCCTTTGTATCAAGCAATGGCAAAATCCATCAATGTGCCGACGGTTAATCTGGGGATGCAATTAGGTATTCCGGCGGTGATGGAAACCTTGAATAAATTAGGAGTCGATAAACAAGAGGTACGTCCGGTGCCATCGATGTTCCTTGGGTCATTTTCATTGACGCCTTATCAGGTCTCACAAATGTTCCAAACGATTACGAACTCAGGTAAAAGAGCACCTTTGACCGCGTTGCGAACCGTGATGGATGTAGATGGGCATGTCTTATATGAAAGTATTCCACGCGCCTCACAACAAGTACCACAGCAAGCGGCTTGGCTCACCACGTATATTATGAAAAAAGTGGTCACAGAAGGCACCAGTCGTTCTTTGCAAGGGAAATACGGTTGGGCAACTTTAGCGGCCAAAACTGGTACCAGTAACAAGAGTCGTGACAGTTGGTTTGTTGGTGTCGATGGGCGTGAGGTTGTGACTATTTGGACTGGGCGTGATGATAACAAGCCGACCAAGCTAACAGGTGCTAGTGGCTCGTTACAAACCTATGCAAGTTATTTGGCGCAACGTGCTCCTGAACGCTTAACACTACCGTGGCCAACACAAATCGTCACTACACACTTTGAAGCGACCCCAACTGGTGGTTATCAAGCAGCATGTGGTGGGCAGATTGAATTACCACAATGGGATAGTAAAGGTGAATTAAAGGATCAATGTAAAAATAATCCTAAGCAATGGTTTAAATCACTATTTGATTTTTAG
- the hrpB gene encoding ATP-dependent helicase HrpB — protein MSQLPIESVLPELFGALDTHSQMILKAAPGAGKSTYLPLQLLRKAKVNGKIIMMEPRRLAARNIAHYLARQLGESVGQTVGFRVRGESQVSNHTRLEIVTEGVMTRMIQSDPELNGVGLVIFDEFHERSLHADTALAFCLEVQQALRDDLKILVMSATLDQAALQTLLPDAAYVQSQGRGFPIDYHYAPLLANQNVIARLGQLIPSWLAKESGSMLVFLPGVREIQQLANQLSELDLSAQGIDICPLYGQLDYGTQQKAIAPATAGRRKVVLATNIAETSLTIEGIRLVMDSGLERVAKFDPKTGITRLEKTMIAQSSAEQRAGRAGRVQAGVCVRLYSEESLKRQPQQAIPEILRSDLSHLQMELLQWGANEVSELAWLDTPPKPHLQQAQDLLIQLGLVNFQGQLTPACQPLLRLGGEPRYMAMLMRAQALGNGYFQTACAVLALLEEPEKNSADLAYDWHRWQQGLHSKSKRLNRRSQQVAALCQERFEPSQVRAELLGSCAALAFPDRIAMARSNHHGQFLLANGHGAEIHEHHSLASLALTSECLLVAIDLMRPTHSMTSQIFRAVTLNRQEFQRIFAQQLEERDKIEWHQQKGQVVAERQQRFGALILSRQPIDKLDKGMKQKALLNYIQRQGLEVLPWNESSRNLLIRIRNAIEWLPEYDWPQCNDDILLANLEQWLEPYMVDIESVARLKTLNMHQILSSYLGWPLNQSIDEWLPTHYELPTGSKKAIRYQQGGDPILSVRMQEVFGESDSPSIAQGRKKLVLELLSPAQRPLQVTQDLAGFWQGSYKQVQKEMKGRYPKHIWPDDPANHVATAKTKRHFSK, from the coding sequence TTGTCACAACTTCCCATTGAATCGGTTTTACCTGAGCTTTTTGGTGCTTTAGACACGCATTCTCAAATGATCTTAAAAGCGGCTCCGGGGGCCGGGAAGTCAACCTATTTGCCTTTGCAATTACTGCGCAAGGCTAAGGTGAACGGCAAGATCATTATGATGGAACCTCGTCGCTTAGCCGCTCGTAATATTGCGCATTATTTAGCACGCCAATTGGGTGAAAGCGTAGGGCAAACGGTCGGATTTCGAGTACGTGGCGAATCTCAAGTTAGCAACCACACTCGTTTGGAGATTGTGACCGAAGGGGTCATGACTCGCATGATCCAATCTGATCCTGAGCTCAATGGGGTGGGGTTAGTGATTTTCGATGAATTTCATGAACGCAGCCTGCATGCTGATACGGCGTTGGCGTTTTGTTTGGAAGTGCAACAAGCCTTGCGCGACGATCTGAAAATTTTAGTCATGTCGGCCACCTTAGATCAGGCGGCGCTGCAAACCTTGTTACCGGATGCTGCTTATGTGCAATCACAAGGTCGAGGCTTTCCCATTGATTATCACTATGCGCCTTTATTGGCGAATCAAAATGTCATTGCTCGTTTGGGGCAATTGATCCCTAGCTGGCTTGCCAAAGAGTCAGGATCGATGTTGGTATTTTTGCCTGGAGTTAGGGAGATCCAACAGCTTGCCAATCAATTATCTGAATTGGATTTATCGGCGCAAGGCATTGATATTTGCCCTTTGTATGGACAATTAGATTATGGGACACAACAAAAAGCGATAGCGCCGGCCACCGCAGGGCGTCGTAAGGTTGTCTTGGCCACCAATATTGCTGAAACGAGCTTAACCATTGAAGGGATCCGTCTGGTGATGGATTCAGGTTTAGAGCGGGTGGCGAAATTTGATCCTAAAACTGGGATCACCCGCCTAGAGAAAACCATGATTGCGCAATCTTCAGCAGAGCAGCGTGCTGGCCGAGCTGGGCGTGTACAAGCTGGTGTGTGCGTGCGTTTATACAGTGAAGAGAGCTTAAAACGTCAACCTCAGCAAGCGATACCTGAAATTCTGCGTAGTGATTTAAGCCACTTACAGATGGAATTGTTGCAATGGGGGGCGAATGAAGTGAGTGAGCTTGCGTGGTTAGATACGCCGCCTAAACCTCATTTGCAACAAGCTCAAGACTTATTAATTCAATTAGGGTTAGTGAATTTTCAGGGGCAACTTACACCAGCCTGTCAGCCTCTACTGCGACTGGGTGGTGAACCTCGTTATATGGCGATGCTGATGCGTGCACAAGCCTTGGGGAACGGTTACTTTCAAACGGCGTGCGCGGTTTTAGCTTTATTGGAAGAGCCAGAAAAAAACAGCGCTGACTTAGCCTATGACTGGCATCGTTGGCAACAAGGTTTGCATAGCAAGAGCAAGCGACTCAATCGTCGTAGTCAGCAAGTGGCGGCATTATGTCAGGAGCGATTTGAACCCTCACAAGTGCGAGCTGAATTATTAGGAAGTTGCGCTGCTTTGGCTTTTCCTGATCGGATCGCGATGGCAAGGTCGAATCACCACGGGCAATTCTTGTTGGCGAATGGCCATGGCGCAGAAATTCATGAACATCATTCATTGGCCAGTTTAGCGCTCACTTCAGAGTGTTTGCTGGTGGCGATAGATCTTATGCGGCCTACTCATTCAATGACCAGTCAAATCTTTCGAGCAGTAACTCTGAATCGTCAGGAATTTCAACGTATTTTTGCTCAGCAATTAGAAGAGCGAGATAAGATTGAGTGGCATCAGCAAAAAGGGCAAGTGGTAGCAGAACGTCAGCAAAGGTTTGGGGCTTTAATTTTATCTCGCCAACCCATCGATAAACTGGATAAGGGGATGAAGCAAAAAGCGCTGTTAAACTATATTCAGCGTCAAGGCCTTGAGGTGTTACCTTGGAATGAATCTAGCCGTAATTTATTGATTCGTATTCGAAATGCGATTGAATGGTTACCCGAGTACGATTGGCCTCAATGTAATGATGACATTCTTTTAGCAAATCTCGAACAATGGCTTGAACCCTACATGGTAGATATAGAGAGTGTTGCCAGACTAAAAACTCTAAATATGCATCAAATTCTTTCATCCTATTTAGGTTGGCCTCTTAATCAGTCGATTGATGAATGGTTACCCACGCATTATGAGTTGCCAACGGGATCTAAAAAAGCCATACGTTATCAACAAGGCGGAGACCCGATTTTGTCGGTGCGAATGCAAGAGGTTTTTGGTGAATCAGACTCGCCCTCTATTGCTCAAGGAAGAAAAAAACTGGTGCTTGAATTGCTGTCACCTGCGCAACGGCCATTGCAAGTGACGCAAGATTTAGCCGGATTCTGGCAAGGCTCTTATAAACAAGTACAGAAAGAAATGAAAGGACGCTACCCTAAGCATATTTGGCCCGATGATCCGGCTAATCATGTTGCGACAGCAAAAACAAAACGACATTTTTCTAAGTAA
- the sfsA gene encoding DNA/RNA nuclease SfsA, producing MIFSPPLQPATLIKRYKRFLADVTLPNGETKTMHCANTGAMTGCASAGNQVWYSTSNNPKRKYPNSWELSVTAQNDWICINTAKANALVVEAIEQHRIPQLAGYDTLRTEVKYGKENSRIDILLEQTASEPSRPACYIEVKSVTLLQEEYGAGCGFFPDSVTTRGQKHLRELIEMVELGHRAVLFFAILHTGIENVATAHHIDADYSQLLKQAQKAGVEVLCYKADISAKQIELKTSIEFIH from the coding sequence ATGATTTTTTCACCGCCGTTGCAACCTGCGACTTTAATTAAACGCTATAAACGCTTTCTTGCGGATGTCACCTTACCTAATGGTGAAACCAAGACCATGCATTGCGCGAATACAGGAGCAATGACAGGCTGTGCAAGTGCCGGAAATCAAGTGTGGTATTCCACATCAAATAACCCTAAACGCAAATACCCCAATAGTTGGGAGCTTTCAGTAACTGCACAAAATGATTGGATTTGTATCAATACAGCCAAAGCCAACGCCTTAGTGGTGGAAGCGATTGAACAACACCGCATTCCACAACTTGCAGGCTACGATACGCTGCGCACCGAAGTGAAATACGGTAAAGAAAATAGTCGAATTGATATTTTGTTAGAACAAACGGCCAGTGAACCGTCTCGCCCAGCTTGTTATATCGAAGTCAAAAGCGTGACCTTACTGCAAGAGGAATATGGCGCAGGTTGCGGCTTCTTCCCAGATTCCGTGACCACTCGAGGACAAAAACATTTACGAGAACTGATCGAAATGGTTGAGCTAGGTCACAGAGCAGTACTTTTTTTCGCTATTTTACATACAGGGATTGAAAATGTCGCGACCGCTCACCATATAGATGCAGATTATTCACAACTTTTAAAGCAGGCCCAAAAGGCAGGCGTTGAAGTGCTCTGTTATAAAGCAGACATATCAGCCAAACAAATAGAATTAAAAACATCCATTGAATTTATTCACTAA
- the dksA gene encoding RNA polymerase-binding protein DksA, translating into MPELNKKKTLGILAIARVEPYQEKAGEEYMSPEQMAHFTKILKAWRDQLREEVNRTMSHMKDEAANFPDPVDRASQEEEFSLELRNRDRERRLIKKIEKTLMKIEDDDFGFCESCGIEIGIRRLEARPTADLCIDCKTLAELKEKQMQG; encoded by the coding sequence ATGCCAGAACTAAACAAGAAAAAAACGCTAGGCATTCTAGCCATTGCGAGGGTTGAGCCATACCAGGAAAAAGCCGGTGAAGAGTATATGTCACCTGAGCAAATGGCTCACTTTACTAAAATTTTAAAAGCATGGCGTGACCAGCTTCGTGAAGAAGTGAACCGTACCATGAGCCACATGAAAGACGAAGCCGCTAACTTCCCTGATCCGGTTGACCGCGCCTCTCAGGAAGAAGAGTTTAGCTTAGAGTTACGTAACCGTGACCGTGAGCGTCGTCTGATCAAAAAGATCGAAAAAACTTTAATGAAAATTGAAGATGACGATTTTGGCTTCTGCGAATCTTGTGGCATTGAAATCGGTATTCGCCGTCTAGAAGCAAGACCAACTGCAGATCTTTGTATCGACTGTAAAACACTTGCCGAGCTTAAAGAAAAGCAAATGCAAGGTTAA
- the gluQRS gene encoding tRNA glutamyl-Q(34) synthetase GluQRS yields the protein MSHYVGRFAPSPSGPLHFGSLVAALGSYFQAKSQHGQWLVRIEDIDPPREMPGAASLILSTLESYGLHWDQSVVYQSQRHDLYQQQIEAWLQSQRAYYCQCTRKQIKQSGGFYLGTCRHRHLTTPHDCAIRLKVDDPIHAFYDQKHGKIAIPTQLAAEDFIIKRRDGLFAYNLAVVLDDIDQGITEVVRGADLIEPTGRQINLYRYLQHPEVSYIHLPLAVDEHGNKLSKQNHAPAVNNHNPKPTIMQVMQFLGFDLPVDFQSASIEQMLNWGAQNWSLTQLPEALNQPLTSFN from the coding sequence ATGTCTCATTACGTTGGGCGTTTTGCCCCCTCACCTTCAGGTCCTTTGCATTTTGGCTCTTTAGTCGCCGCTCTTGGTAGTTACTTTCAAGCCAAATCTCAGCATGGTCAATGGTTGGTAAGAATTGAAGATATCGATCCCCCACGAGAAATGCCCGGTGCGGCCTCACTCATTCTCTCGACCTTAGAAAGTTATGGCCTACATTGGGATCAAAGTGTGGTTTATCAAAGCCAGCGTCATGATTTGTATCAACAGCAAATTGAAGCTTGGTTACAATCACAACGTGCCTATTATTGCCAATGTACTCGTAAGCAAATTAAACAAAGCGGTGGATTTTATCTCGGAACTTGCCGTCACCGTCATTTAACCACTCCGCACGATTGCGCAATTCGGCTTAAAGTCGATGATCCTATTCATGCGTTCTATGATCAAAAACATGGGAAAATCGCGATCCCAACCCAATTAGCGGCGGAAGACTTTATTATCAAACGTCGTGATGGCTTATTTGCATATAATTTAGCCGTGGTGCTGGATGATATTGATCAAGGTATTACCGAAGTCGTGCGTGGCGCAGATTTAATCGAACCAACCGGACGACAAATCAATTTGTATCGTTATTTACAACACCCAGAAGTCAGCTACATTCATCTTCCTTTAGCTGTTGATGAGCACGGCAATAAGCTCTCAAAGCAAAACCATGCTCCCGCCGTAAACAACCACAATCCAAAACCGACGATCATGCAAGTAATGCAATTTTTAGGCTTTGATTTACCAGTCGATTTTCAATCAGCTAGCATAGAACAAATGCTCAATTGGGGCGCTCAAAACTGGTCATTGACACAGTTGCCAGAGGCATTAAACCAACCGCTAACCTCATTCAACTGA
- the pcnB gene encoding polynucleotide adenylyltransferase PcnB, protein MTEVLVLHFRCRLIPIAALSTLLRCVIFTQAANLCRKLFSNTKSDQPNPAQESSNGDVNLNIITRQEHSISRAHISDNALKVLYRLNKHGYDAFLVGGGVRDLLLDKQPKDFDIATNATPEQIKLLFRNCRLIGRRFRLAHIMFGREIIEVATFRGHHQEPEKNQSAQSKEGMLLRDNVYGTIQEDAERRDFTINAMYYNIADFSIHDYANGVRDLKAGVVRMIGDPETRYREDPVRMIRAIRFAAKLNMTIEPQTAAPIKQLVHLMSGVPAARLFEESLKLLQSGQGWATYQLLREYNLFSTLFPAVAQHFTPEQNSHTEKMVEIVLKSTDKRINEGKRINPAFMFAAFLWYPLQYRANELADTRKLNQYDAIMMASNDILDEQVRHLAIPRRHSATIRDIWQLQLRLTRRTGKRAFHMLELNKFRAGFDMLEMRGKAEGGQSQELAHWWQEFQDAPLVHRQNMVHALGNEKPAGRRRRRPHAKRKPKKAKAKE, encoded by the coding sequence ATGACTGAAGTATTGGTATTGCATTTCCGCTGTCGGCTGATCCCCATTGCAGCATTATCAACATTATTGAGGTGTGTTATTTTCACTCAAGCTGCCAATTTGTGTCGTAAACTATTTAGCAACACAAAATCAGACCAACCGAACCCAGCGCAGGAAAGCTCAAATGGAGACGTTAATCTGAACATTATCACTCGCCAAGAGCATAGTATCTCTCGTGCACACATCAGCGACAATGCGCTGAAAGTTCTCTATCGACTTAATAAACATGGCTATGATGCCTTTTTAGTCGGTGGTGGTGTCCGCGATCTATTGCTTGATAAACAACCGAAAGATTTTGATATAGCGACCAATGCTACTCCAGAACAAATTAAGCTGTTATTTCGTAACTGTCGCTTAATTGGCCGTCGCTTCCGTCTCGCTCATATTATGTTTGGGCGTGAAATTATTGAAGTCGCCACCTTCCGCGGCCATCATCAAGAACCGGAAAAAAATCAATCGGCACAGTCGAAAGAAGGCATGTTATTACGCGACAATGTCTACGGAACCATTCAAGAAGATGCGGAACGTCGAGATTTCACGATCAATGCGATGTATTACAACATTGCTGATTTTAGCATTCACGATTACGCCAATGGAGTACGAGATCTAAAAGCGGGCGTAGTACGCATGATAGGCGATCCTGAAACCCGTTATCGAGAAGATCCGGTGCGCATGATCCGTGCCATCCGTTTTGCGGCTAAATTAAATATGACCATTGAGCCACAGACCGCGGCTCCGATTAAACAACTCGTCCATTTAATGTCCGGGGTTCCTGCCGCACGTTTATTTGAAGAGTCATTAAAACTTCTGCAATCAGGACAAGGATGGGCAACTTATCAATTGCTGCGAGAATATAATTTATTCTCAACCCTTTTTCCGGCGGTCGCCCAGCATTTCACCCCAGAGCAAAACTCACATACTGAGAAAATGGTTGAGATCGTCCTGAAATCTACCGACAAACGGATTAATGAAGGTAAACGAATTAACCCAGCCTTTATGTTCGCAGCGTTCTTGTGGTATCCATTACAATATCGTGCCAATGAATTGGCCGACACGCGTAAGCTCAATCAATACGATGCCATCATGATGGCCAGCAATGACATTTTAGATGAACAAGTTCGTCACCTCGCTATTCCCCGACGCCACAGCGCTACGATTCGAGATATCTGGCAATTGCAATTACGCTTAACTCGTCGTACTGGAAAGCGCGCTTTTCATATGTTGGAACTGAATAAATTCCGTGCCGGCTTCGATATGCTGGAAATGCGTGGTAAAGCAGAAGGCGGACAAAGCCAAGAGTTAGCCCATTGGTGGCAAGAGTTCCAAGATGCGCCATTGGTGCATCGTCAAAATATGGTGCACGCTTTGGGTAATGAAAAGCCGGCAGGACGTCGCCGCCGCCGTCCGCATGCTAAGCGTAAACCGAAAAAAGCAAAGGCTAAAGAATGA
- the folK gene encoding 2-amino-4-hydroxy-6-hydroxymethyldihydropteridine diphosphokinase, translating into MITAYIAIGSNLSDPVAQAQKAIEALRQHPHIKLVNCSSLYSSTPMGPQDQPDYINAVAEIQTHLTPLELLDSTQAIELEQGRVRKAERWGPRSLDLDILLYGDQVINHERLTVPHYGMKVREFVIYPLYEIAPHLSLPDGTELQYLIKTIDRNGLSIWQA; encoded by the coding sequence ATGATCACGGCATACATCGCTATCGGCAGTAATTTATCCGATCCTGTGGCACAAGCACAAAAAGCTATTGAAGCTTTGCGCCAACACCCCCATATAAAGCTGGTGAACTGCTCATCACTGTACTCCAGTACACCGATGGGCCCACAAGATCAGCCAGACTACATTAATGCGGTGGCGGAAATACAGACTCACTTAACGCCTTTAGAATTGCTCGATAGCACTCAAGCTATTGAACTCGAGCAAGGGCGTGTACGTAAAGCGGAACGTTGGGGGCCAAGAAGTTTGGATCTCGATATTCTTCTTTATGGCGATCAGGTGATCAACCACGAACGTTTGACGGTGCCACATTACGGCATGAAGGTTCGTGAATTTGTCATTTACCCTTTGTATGAAATCGCCCCACATTTATCCCTACCTGATGGGACAGAGCTTCAATATCTGATCAAAACCATTGATCGTAATGGGCTCTCTATTTGGCAAGCCTAA
- the panB gene encoding 3-methyl-2-oxobutanoate hydroxymethyltransferase: MKKVSINTLIKWKQEGLKFATSTAYDASFAQLFEQQEIPLLLVGDSLGMVLQGEESTLPVTVEDIAYHTRSVRAGSPNCLLLADMPFMSYATPEQACQNAATLMRAGANMVKLEGGSWLIETVKQLTERSVPVCAHLGLTPQSVNIFGGFRIQGREQEKAQQILEDAIALQNAGAQLLVLECVPSQLAKRITEELTIPVIGIGAGKDTDGQILVMHDMFGISANYMPKFSKNFLTETGSMQAAVQQYIHDVQTGAFPGPEHSFE; the protein is encoded by the coding sequence ATGAAAAAAGTATCAATCAACACCTTAATCAAGTGGAAACAAGAAGGGCTCAAATTTGCCACTTCCACTGCTTATGATGCCAGCTTTGCTCAGCTATTTGAGCAACAAGAAATACCACTATTATTAGTCGGTGACTCACTCGGCATGGTGTTGCAAGGCGAAGAAAGCACACTACCAGTTACCGTTGAAGATATTGCCTACCATACTCGCAGTGTCCGTGCTGGTAGCCCTAACTGCCTATTGCTTGCCGATATGCCATTTATGAGTTATGCCACTCCCGAACAGGCTTGCCAAAATGCCGCAACGTTAATGCGTGCAGGTGCAAACATGGTCAAACTTGAAGGTGGCAGTTGGTTAATTGAAACCGTAAAACAATTAACTGAACGCTCGGTGCCTGTTTGTGCCCATTTAGGTTTGACACCTCAATCTGTGAATATTTTTGGTGGTTTCCGTATTCAAGGGCGTGAACAAGAAAAAGCCCAACAAATCTTAGAAGACGCTATCGCGCTACAAAATGCCGGTGCGCAATTATTAGTGTTAGAATGCGTCCCAAGCCAATTGGCAAAACGTATTACCGAAGAGCTTACCATCCCAGTCATTGGGATCGGTGCAGGTAAAGATACCGATGGGCAAATCCTCGTTATGCACGATATGTTCGGGATTTCCGCCAATTATATGCCAAAATTTTCGAAAAACTTTTTAACTGAAACCGGCAGCATGCAAGCCGCAGTACAGCAATATATTCACGATGTTCAAACTGGTGCCTTCCCTGGCCCAGAACATAGCTTTGAATAA
- the panC gene encoding pantoate--beta-alanine ligase encodes MQTFADIVSLRDQLKSARRDGRRIAFVPTMGNLHEGHLTLVRKAREHADLVVVSIFVNPMQFERADDLNNYPRTLDEDLSKLNSEGVDFVFTPTPELMYPEGLDKQTFVEVPGLSHMLEGASRPGHFRGVSTIVTKLFNIVQPDVACFGEKDFQQLAVIRKMVADLVLDIEIIGVPTVRELDGLAMSSRNGLLSLSERQRAPVLARTMRWIGSQIRGGREDFASLLEDATDQLRAADLEPDEIFIRDAMTLQLPGESTTQLVILMSAFLGKVRLIDNLIVELGQSKDEEE; translated from the coding sequence ATGCAAACTTTTGCTGATATTGTCTCATTAAGAGATCAGCTAAAAAGCGCTCGTCGTGATGGTCGTCGTATCGCTTTTGTCCCAACGATGGGCAATTTACACGAAGGTCACCTCACTTTAGTCCGTAAAGCACGTGAACATGCCGATCTGGTTGTCGTCAGTATTTTTGTTAATCCCATGCAATTTGAACGTGCGGATGATTTAAATAACTACCCTAGAACCTTGGATGAAGACCTAAGTAAACTGAACAGTGAAGGCGTTGATTTTGTCTTTACTCCAACCCCAGAGTTGATGTATCCAGAAGGTTTAGATAAACAAACTTTCGTTGAAGTTCCTGGCCTATCGCACATGTTAGAAGGTGCATCTCGCCCGGGGCACTTCCGCGGTGTTAGCACGATTGTGACTAAGCTATTTAACATAGTACAACCTGATGTCGCTTGTTTTGGGGAGAAAGACTTCCAACAATTAGCTGTCATTCGAAAGATGGTAGCCGATTTAGTCTTAGATATTGAAATCATTGGAGTACCAACGGTACGTGAGTTAGATGGTTTAGCGATGAGCTCACGTAACGGTTTGCTGAGTCTAAGTGAACGTCAACGAGCTCCTGTCTTAGCGCGCACGATGCGCTGGATTGGCAGCCAAATTCGTGGCGGTCGTGAAGACTTCGCTTCATTACTGGAAGATGCCACCGATCAATTGCGTGCGGCTGATTTAGAACCGGATGAAATTTTTATTCGTGACGCAATGACACTGCAACTGCCGGGTGAAAGTACCACTCAATTAGTGATCTTAATGTCGGCCTTCCTAGGTAAAGTACGATTGATTGATAACTTAATTGTCGAACTCGGACAGAGCAAAGACGAAGAAGAATAA